One segment of Rosa chinensis cultivar Old Blush chromosome 6, RchiOBHm-V2, whole genome shotgun sequence DNA contains the following:
- the LOC112172966 gene encoding basic form of pathogenesis-related protein 1 — MGLITKLLVATCSLAFILASHAALARKVGKGIPYDPSGHQGFVDEHNAARAAVGVGPITWNYTVAAYAQHYANTRIQGCDMVHSEGPYGENLAEGYGEMTGAQAVKFWVTEKPNYDYTSNKCVGDECGHYTQVVWRNSVHLGCARAKCTNGWVFVICSYDPPGNYEDERPY; from the coding sequence ATGGGGCTGATCACAAAACTTTTAGTAGCCACATGCTCCCTAGCTTTCATCCTAGCATCTCATGCTGCCCTAGCTCGTAAGGTCGGCAAGGGGATCCCCTACGACCCTAGTGGTCACCAAGGCTTTGTTGACGAGCACAATGCTGCTAGAGCGGCGGTTGGTGTTGGTCCAATCACTTGGAACTACACCGTAGCTGCCTACGCTCAACACTACGCCAACACTCGAATCCAAGGCTGCGACATGGTGCATTCCGAAGGGCCTTACGGAGAGAACTTGGCCGAGGGCTACGGTGAGATGACTGGCGCTCAAGCAGTGAAGTTTTGGGTGACTGAGAAGCCCAACTACGACTACACCTCCAACAAGTGTGTTGGGGATGAATGCGGGCATTATACTCAGGTGGTTTGGCGCAATTCGGTTCATCTGGGATGTGCAAGAGCCAAGTGCACCAATGGGTGGGTGTTTGTGATCTGCAGCTATGATCCTCCTGGGAACTATGAGGATGAACGTCCCTACTAG